The following proteins are co-located in the Sphingomonas donggukensis genome:
- a CDS encoding MAPEG family protein, with the protein MGRDILQPVVVLIAWTLVMLVWMVVTRLPAMKAAGIDITKVRGSKPGQLDAILPPEKQWVAHNYMHLLEQPTIFYAVALVIAMTGTGDGFNAWLAWGYVGLRIAHSLVQATFNKVSVRFMLFALSTLCLFALTLHAAMAVFGWHMHG; encoded by the coding sequence ATGGGTCGTGACATCTTGCAGCCGGTGGTCGTGCTGATCGCGTGGACGCTGGTGATGCTGGTGTGGATGGTCGTCACGCGGCTGCCCGCGATGAAGGCGGCGGGAATCGACATCACGAAGGTGCGCGGGAGCAAGCCGGGGCAGCTCGACGCTATCCTGCCGCCCGAGAAGCAGTGGGTTGCCCACAACTACATGCACCTGCTCGAACAGCCGACGATCTTCTACGCGGTCGCGCTGGTGATCGCGATGACGGGGACCGGCGACGGCTTCAACGCGTGGCTGGCGTGGGGCTATGTCGGCCTGCGGATCGCGCACAGCCTGGTGCAGGCGACCTTCAACAAGGTATCGGTGCGCTTCATGCTGTTCGCGCTGTCGACCCTTTGCCTGTTCGCGCTGACGCTCCATGCGGCGATGGCCGTGTTCGGGTGGCACATGCATGGCTAA
- a CDS encoding FemAB family XrtA/PEP-CTERM system-associated protein, translating to MNAPLLTRPVAIRAADAQGDAARIAAYVAGHSGGTPFHLLIWSLAVAKGCGQANRYLVAERGDGQIAGVLPLTLVRSRLFGCALVSAGFGVDGGVLADDADVSRTLADAAWRIAGQEGATSLELRGGDSPSDAFHTDTATYLGFVAPLAADDAAQLAAIPRKQRAEVRKSFDTGLTITTGTAPADRAAHYAVYAESVRNLGTPVFPRSLFAAVLDAFGDAADILTVRHDGRPVASVLSLYWRGTVYPYWGGGNAAARPLRANDAMYFALMNHARAKSCTRFDFGRSKAGTGAAAFKRNWGFSGEPLAYHVRTADGAAPRTVNPLDPRYARKIAAWKRLPLPIANLVGPYLSRGLG from the coding sequence ATGAACGCGCCGCTGCTGACCCGCCCGGTCGCGATCCGCGCCGCCGATGCGCAGGGCGATGCCGCGCGCATCGCCGCCTATGTCGCGGGGCATTCCGGGGGCACGCCGTTCCACCTGCTCATATGGTCGCTGGCGGTGGCGAAGGGCTGCGGGCAGGCGAACCGCTATCTGGTGGCGGAGCGCGGCGATGGGCAGATCGCCGGCGTCCTCCCGCTGACGCTGGTGCGGTCGCGGCTATTCGGCTGCGCGCTGGTATCCGCCGGGTTCGGGGTCGATGGCGGGGTGCTCGCCGATGACGCCGACGTCTCCCGCACGCTGGCGGACGCGGCATGGCGGATTGCCGGGCAGGAGGGCGCAACCTCGCTGGAATTGCGCGGCGGCGACAGCCCGTCCGACGCTTTTCACACCGACACCGCGACCTATTTGGGCTTCGTCGCCCCGCTCGCCGCCGACGACGCCGCGCAGCTCGCCGCGATCCCGCGGAAGCAACGCGCAGAGGTTCGCAAGTCGTTCGACACCGGGCTGACCATCACCACCGGCACTGCGCCCGCCGATCGCGCGGCGCATTATGCGGTCTATGCCGAATCGGTTCGCAACCTCGGCACCCCGGTCTTCCCCCGCTCGCTGTTCGCGGCGGTGCTCGATGCATTCGGGGACGCCGCCGACATACTGACCGTGCGCCACGATGGCCGCCCGGTCGCGAGTGTGTTGAGCCTCTACTGGCGCGGGACCGTTTACCCCTATTGGGGTGGGGGCAACGCGGCGGCGCGCCCGCTGCGCGCCAACGACGCGATGTACTTCGCGCTGATGAACCACGCGCGCGCTAAGAGTTGCACCCGCTTTGACTTCGGCCGATCGAAGGCCGGCACCGGTGCCGCTGCGTTCAAACGCAACTGGGGGTTCTCGGGCGAGCCGCTCGCCTACCATGTCCGCACCGCCGACGGCGCAGCGCCGCGCACGGTCAACCCCCTCGACCCGCGCTATGCCCGCAAGATCGCGGCGTGGAAGCGGCTGCCGTTGCCCATCGCGAACCTGGTCGGGCCGTATTTGTCGCGTGGCCTCGGCTGA
- a CDS encoding threonine ammonia-lyase translates to MTIVRQPTRAGVRDAAAKVAAILPPTPLFFAEIKGVEVAFKAESLQPIGAFKIRGAWHRLTAIDESQRSKGVVAFSSGNHAQGVAWAARELGMPAVIVMPEDAPRVKRDSTLSLGAEVVGCDRGKGVREKIAAHLAHARGAVLVPSFDDAWVIEGQGSVGIEAEDQFEEFGLDDGIVHVVTPCGGGGLAAGLALALPDAAITVVEPEGWDDMRRSLEAGWIEEAADEAPPTACDSLQTRRVSQLTFDVLSRRSATGVAVAEAEIRTAQRWAAHNLRIVVEPGGAVAIAALLAGKVTPEEGMLVIVSGGNVDADAYAAVLGRDD, encoded by the coding sequence GTGACCATCGTGCGACAACCGACCCGCGCCGGGGTGCGCGACGCCGCGGCAAAGGTGGCGGCCATCCTGCCGCCCACGCCGCTTTTCTTCGCCGAAATCAAGGGGGTGGAGGTCGCCTTCAAGGCCGAGTCTCTGCAACCGATCGGCGCGTTCAAGATCCGCGGCGCGTGGCACCGCCTGACCGCGATCGACGAATCCCAGCGATCGAAGGGCGTCGTCGCCTTCTCCAGCGGCAACCATGCGCAAGGGGTGGCTTGGGCGGCGCGCGAGCTCGGCATGCCCGCGGTCATCGTGATGCCCGAGGATGCGCCGCGCGTGAAACGCGATTCGACCCTCTCGCTCGGCGCCGAAGTTGTCGGCTGCGACCGCGGCAAGGGCGTGCGTGAGAAGATCGCCGCGCATCTGGCCCACGCCCGCGGTGCGGTGCTGGTGCCGAGCTTCGACGACGCCTGGGTGATCGAGGGACAGGGCAGCGTCGGCATAGAGGCCGAGGACCAGTTCGAGGAATTCGGGCTGGACGACGGCATCGTCCACGTCGTCACGCCCTGCGGCGGCGGCGGGCTGGCCGCCGGCCTCGCGCTCGCGCTGCCCGACGCCGCGATCACCGTGGTCGAGCCCGAGGGTTGGGACGACATGCGCCGCAGCCTTGAGGCCGGCTGGATCGAGGAGGCCGCCGACGAGGCGCCCCCCACCGCTTGCGATTCGCTCCAGACGCGGCGGGTGTCGCAACTGACCTTCGACGTCCTCTCCCGCCGATCGGCCACCGGCGTGGCCGTGGCCGAAGCCGAAATCCGCACCGCCCAACGCTGGGCCGCGCATAATTTGCGGATAGTGGTCGAGCCCGGCGGAGCGGTGGCGATCGCGGCGTTGCTCGCCGGCAAGGTGACGCCCGAGGAGGGTATGCTGGTGATCGTGTCGGGCGGCAACGTCGATGCGGACGCTTATGCCGCGGTGTTGGGGCGCGATGACTGA
- a CDS encoding TIGR03087 family PEP-CTERM/XrtA system glycosyltransferase: MGDALFLAHRTPFPPDRGDRIRAYNFLRYIGARARVHLVAFSDGDEPVDHTALDALTASHTIVPRTKSNARAAIEALATGRAVSVAAFDHPALRAAVSRVLATQPIDAIHVFSSALAQYLPTHTKARVVMDFCDVDSAKFGEYAREARGPKRWLCAREERRLLAFDRAIARRADASLFVSDAEAALFAEIGGGGRVSVIENGIDTELFDPAADFASVEADGPLIVFTGQMDYQPNVAAVTWFATDILPIVRARHPDARFAIVGRAPTPAVQALAGEHVIVTGEVAEVRGWIAAAAAVVAPLRIARGIQNKVLEAMAMARPVVASTPAAEGIDHAGTLRTGADANEIAREVIALLDDRVAGDLLGQAARAQVQRRYGWEARLQPLDALLGLQPNPVRAEPVEAHAPDTHFDTLSANGVGRRR, encoded by the coding sequence ATGGGCGACGCGCTGTTCCTGGCGCACCGCACGCCGTTCCCGCCCGACCGCGGCGACCGTATCCGGGCGTATAATTTCCTGCGCTACATCGGCGCGCGGGCGCGCGTACACCTGGTCGCGTTCTCGGACGGTGACGAGCCCGTCGATCACACCGCGCTCGACGCGCTGACCGCCAGCCACACGATCGTGCCGCGCACCAAGTCGAACGCCCGTGCCGCCATCGAGGCGCTGGCGACCGGCCGGGCGGTGTCGGTCGCCGCGTTTGACCATCCGGCCCTGCGCGCCGCGGTCTCGCGGGTGCTGGCGACCCAGCCGATCGACGCGATCCACGTCTTCTCCAGCGCGCTCGCCCAATACCTCCCCACGCATACGAAGGCGCGGGTGGTCATGGATTTCTGCGATGTCGATTCGGCGAAGTTCGGCGAATATGCCCGTGAGGCGCGGGGGCCCAAACGCTGGCTCTGCGCGCGCGAAGAGCGCCGCCTGCTGGCCTTCGACCGCGCCATCGCACGCCGCGCCGATGCGTCACTGTTCGTCAGCGATGCCGAGGCCGCGCTATTCGCCGAAATCGGCGGGGGCGGGCGCGTTTCGGTGATCGAGAACGGTATCGATACCGAGTTGTTCGACCCCGCCGCCGACTTCGCAAGCGTAGAAGCGGACGGCCCGCTGATCGTGTTCACGGGGCAGATGGATTACCAGCCCAACGTCGCTGCGGTGACGTGGTTCGCGACCGACATTCTCCCGATCGTTCGCGCCCGCCATCCGGACGCCCGCTTCGCCATCGTCGGACGCGCGCCGACCCCGGCGGTGCAGGCGCTGGCCGGAGAGCACGTGATCGTCACCGGCGAAGTCGCCGAGGTCCGCGGCTGGATCGCCGCAGCCGCCGCGGTCGTCGCCCCCTTACGCATCGCGCGCGGTATCCAGAACAAGGTGCTGGAGGCGATGGCGATGGCGCGCCCGGTCGTCGCCTCGACTCCCGCGGCGGAGGGGATCGACCACGCCGGCACGTTGCGCACCGGCGCCGACGCAAACGAAATCGCGCGCGAAGTAATTGCCTTGCTCGACGATCGCGTGGCCGGCGACCTGCTCGGTCAAGCCGCCCGCGCGCAGGTCCAACGCCGCTATGGTTGGGAGGCGCGCCTGCAACCGCTCGATGCGCTGCTCGGCCTACAACCCAACCCCGTTCGTGCTGAGCCTGTCGAAGCACATGCCCCGGACACGCACTTCGACACGCTCAGTGCGAACGGTGTGGGGAGGCGCAGGTGA
- a CDS encoding type III PLP-dependent enzyme: MHNDHRALGLAVPSTADNAVAIAKGAPVQPVTLVRPHAAARAARFFVEKFPGRSMYAVKANPSPDLLHILWDSGITHYDVASLGEVRLVARELPEATLCFMHPVKAEEAIHQAYFEHGVRTFSLDSLEELEKIVRATTWNGVAAADLTLCVRIRVSSDLSKLSLASKFGVMPDEAKALLFAARQAADALGICFHVGSQAMSPDAYAQAMERVRAAIVEAAVTVDVIDVGGGFPSVYPGMEPQALERYFETIHRAFESLPVSYSSELWCEPGRALCAEYSSLIVRVEKRRGDELFINDGAYGALFDAAHIGWRFPVRLLREPDSRAKDMAFSFYGPTCDDLDHMTGPFLLPADVQAGDYIEVGMLGAYGCAMRTTFNGFGSDQTVIVTDEPMASLYVAADERVASNVVTL, from the coding sequence TTGCACAACGATCATCGAGCGCTGGGGCTAGCTGTCCCCTCGACGGCCGACAACGCCGTCGCAATCGCCAAGGGCGCACCGGTCCAGCCGGTGACGCTCGTTCGTCCGCACGCCGCTGCGCGCGCCGCCCGCTTCTTCGTGGAGAAGTTTCCGGGCCGGTCGATGTATGCGGTGAAGGCGAACCCGAGCCCGGACCTGCTCCACATCCTGTGGGACAGCGGTATCACGCATTACGACGTCGCGTCGCTGGGTGAAGTGCGGCTGGTGGCGCGCGAGCTGCCGGAGGCGACCCTGTGCTTCATGCACCCGGTCAAGGCCGAGGAAGCGATCCACCAGGCGTATTTCGAACACGGCGTGCGCACCTTCAGCCTCGATTCGCTCGAGGAGCTGGAGAAGATCGTCCGCGCGACGACGTGGAACGGCGTGGCCGCCGCGGACCTGACGCTGTGCGTTCGCATCCGCGTGTCGTCGGACCTGTCGAAGCTGTCGCTCGCGTCCAAGTTCGGGGTGATGCCCGACGAGGCCAAAGCGCTGCTGTTCGCGGCACGCCAGGCGGCCGACGCGCTCGGCATCTGTTTCCACGTCGGTAGCCAGGCGATGTCGCCCGACGCCTATGCGCAGGCTATGGAGCGGGTGCGCGCAGCCATCGTCGAGGCGGCGGTGACGGTCGATGTGATCGACGTCGGTGGCGGCTTCCCATCCGTCTATCCCGGCATGGAGCCGCAGGCGCTGGAGCGGTATTTCGAGACGATCCACCGCGCGTTCGAATCGCTGCCGGTCAGCTATTCGTCGGAACTGTGGTGCGAACCCGGCCGCGCGTTGTGCGCCGAATATTCGTCGCTGATCGTGCGCGTCGAGAAGCGTCGCGGCGACGAACTGTTCATCAACGACGGCGCCTATGGCGCGCTGTTCGACGCCGCGCACATCGGCTGGCGCTTTCCCGTCCGCCTGCTGCGCGAGCCGGACAGCCGCGCGAAGGACATGGCCTTCAGCTTCTACGGCCCGACGTGCGACGACCTCGACCACATGACCGGGCCGTTCCTGCTGCCCGCAGACGTCCAGGCCGGCGACTATATCGAGGTCGGGATGCTCGGCGCCTATGGCTGCGCGATGCGGACGACGTTCAACGGCTTCGGATCGGACCAGACGGTGATCGTTACCGACGAACCGATGGCGTCGCTGTACGTTGCCGCAGACGAGCGGGTCGCGTCGAACGTCGTCACGCTGTAA
- a CDS encoding 1,9-bis(guanidino)-5-aza-nonane synthase codes for MTDTLTKTAAANPPINDTRKAELLSKQVKHIDITSFDARPIVDAMADMSFTSRDLGRATKIYNEMLADKDCTVCLVIAGSTSAGGCMDLYAELVRNNMVDVIVATGATIVDMDFFEGLGHKHYQALEIPDDDTLRSLYIDRIYDTYIDEEALQNVDHTIFEIAETLEAKPYSSRAFIREMGKYLVEHGKKDNSLVKLAYEHDVPIFCPAFVDSSAGFGLVKHQVDRAKAGQPYMVLDAIADFRELTEIKIQAGTTGLLMIGGGVPKNFIQDTVVCAEILGHEDVAVHKYAVQITVADVRDGACSSSTLQEAASWGKVNTGIEQMVFAEAGSVMPLLASDAYHRGHWKDRAKRKWASIFG; via the coding sequence ATGACCGATACCCTGACCAAGACCGCCGCGGCGAACCCGCCGATCAACGACACCCGCAAGGCGGAACTGCTGTCGAAGCAGGTCAAGCACATCGACATCACGTCGTTCGACGCGCGGCCGATCGTCGATGCGATGGCGGACATGAGCTTCACCAGCCGCGACCTCGGCCGTGCGACCAAGATCTACAACGAGATGCTGGCCGACAAGGACTGCACCGTCTGCCTGGTGATTGCCGGATCGACCAGCGCGGGCGGCTGCATGGACCTGTATGCCGAGCTGGTGCGCAACAACATGGTCGACGTGATCGTCGCGACCGGCGCGACCATCGTCGACATGGATTTCTTCGAAGGGCTTGGCCACAAGCATTATCAGGCGCTGGAGATCCCGGACGACGACACGCTGCGCTCGCTCTACATCGACCGCATCTACGACACCTACATCGACGAGGAAGCGCTTCAGAACGTCGACCATACCATCTTCGAGATCGCCGAGACGCTGGAGGCCAAGCCCTATTCGAGCCGCGCGTTCATCCGCGAGATGGGCAAGTACCTCGTCGAGCACGGCAAGAAGGACAACAGCCTGGTCAAGCTCGCCTACGAGCATGACGTGCCGATCTTCTGCCCGGCGTTCGTGGACTCGTCCGCAGGCTTCGGCCTGGTCAAGCACCAGGTCGACCGTGCCAAGGCCGGCCAGCCGTACATGGTGCTCGACGCCATCGCCGACTTCCGCGAGCTGACCGAGATCAAGATCCAGGCAGGCACCACCGGCCTGCTGATGATCGGCGGCGGCGTGCCCAAGAACTTCATCCAGGACACCGTCGTCTGCGCCGAAATCCTGGGTCACGAGGACGTCGCGGTTCACAAGTATGCGGTGCAGATCACCGTCGCCGACGTCCGCGACGGGGCGTGCTCGTCCTCGACGCTGCAGGAGGCGGCGTCGTGGGGCAAGGTGAACACCGGGATCGAGCAGATGGTGTTCGCCGAGGCCGGGTCGGTCATGCCGCTGCTGGCGAGCGATGCCTATCATCGCGGGCACTGGAAGGACCGGGCGAAGCGGAAGTGGGCGTCGATTTTCGGCTGA
- a CDS encoding XrtA system polysaccharide deacetylase produces MLNALSVDIEEWFQVGAFERTIDRADWDTLESRVAANTGAVLDLFAAAGVKGTFFTLGWVAHRHPALIRRIVAEGHELASHGWDHQRVFTFTPDQFRADLARARAALEDAGGVAVTGYRAPSFSIDTRTPWAHPILAEDGYTYSSSVAPITHDHYGWVDAPRTAHRPLPDAPLIELPITTMAVLGKEVTAGGGFFRLLPGRLTDGAVRAANARGAPAVFYFHPWEVDPGQPRVRNAPLKSRLRHYARLGAMAGKLERLVRRHEWGRVDAVVAAAKLA; encoded by the coding sequence ATGCTGAATGCGCTGTCGGTCGATATCGAGGAATGGTTTCAGGTCGGCGCGTTCGAGCGCACGATCGATCGCGCCGATTGGGATACGCTCGAAAGCCGCGTGGCCGCCAATACCGGCGCGGTGCTCGACCTGTTCGCCGCGGCGGGGGTGAAGGGCACGTTCTTCACGCTCGGCTGGGTCGCGCATCGCCATCCCGCTCTGATCCGCCGCATCGTGGCCGAGGGGCATGAGCTCGCGAGCCATGGCTGGGATCATCAGCGTGTCTTCACCTTCACGCCCGATCAGTTCCGCGCCGACCTCGCCCGTGCGCGCGCCGCGCTGGAGGATGCGGGTGGCGTCGCCGTTACCGGCTATCGCGCACCCAGCTTCTCGATCGATACCCGCACGCCGTGGGCACACCCGATTTTGGCCGAGGACGGCTATACCTATTCCTCCAGCGTCGCGCCGATCACGCACGACCATTATGGCTGGGTCGACGCGCCGCGCACCGCGCATCGCCCGCTACCCGACGCGCCGCTGATCGAGTTGCCGATCACGACGATGGCGGTGCTTGGGAAGGAAGTGACCGCGGGCGGTGGCTTCTTCCGCCTGCTGCCGGGGCGGCTGACCGACGGCGCGGTGCGCGCGGCGAATGCGCGGGGCGCGCCGGCGGTGTTCTATTTCCACCCGTGGGAGGTCGATCCCGGCCAGCCGCGGGTGCGGAACGCGCCGCTGAAGTCGCGCCTGCGCCATTATGCCCGACTGGGCGCGATGGCCGGCAAGCTCGAGCGGCTGGTGCGTCGTCACGAGTGGGGCCGCGTCGATGCCGTAGTCGCCGCGGCGAAGCTCGCATGA
- the xrtA gene encoding exosortase A, giving the protein MTVHASPAAFTAQPLSTTWQRPLALLVFAWGALLTIFHRDVADLAFIYWNSTTFGHCLFVLPVIAWLVWQRRGDLAQVMPAAWWPGLALVVAGAGGWFLGDIAGVAFARHLGLVLMLQGAVAAILGPNVTRAILFPLAYLVFLVPFGEFLEGPLQDVTTAMTMPLLHLFGVPATVDGVLITIPNGYFEVAEACSGAKFVIAMVAYGALVANVCYVSWGRRAAFVAMALVVPVIANGLRASGTIYAAHLTSVEAATGFDHIVYGWVFFGLVMAAVLAIGWRWFDRDPDAAWVDTTRLQTPPAPADRSAVTGAIIAIAVLAYAVGALLVARSDALPAQLELPDVPGWTRVEVSTRAPWAPWYPTADHVLNGRYADAQGHVVDLAVAVYAGQREGHELVGFGQGLLRENDRWVKVMDEPSIAGGRVERIVAPGPVEREVATWYRIAGTTTASERRVKIETLKAKLIGGPQRGVALHLSAEGGEGPAPRAAIAAFLAAAGPVDTLADRIAAGR; this is encoded by the coding sequence GTGACCGTTCACGCATCGCCCGCTGCGTTTACAGCGCAACCACTCTCCACGACGTGGCAGCGCCCGCTCGCGCTGCTCGTCTTCGCATGGGGGGCGCTGCTCACCATCTTCCACCGCGACGTCGCCGACCTCGCCTTCATCTACTGGAACTCGACCACCTTTGGCCATTGCCTGTTCGTGCTGCCGGTGATCGCGTGGCTGGTGTGGCAGCGGCGCGGCGACCTGGCGCAGGTGATGCCCGCAGCATGGTGGCCGGGGCTGGCGTTGGTGGTGGCGGGCGCCGGCGGCTGGTTCCTGGGCGACATCGCCGGAGTCGCCTTTGCCCGGCACCTCGGGCTCGTCCTGATGCTGCAAGGGGCCGTGGCGGCCATCCTCGGTCCCAACGTCACCCGCGCGATCCTGTTTCCGCTCGCCTATCTCGTCTTCCTGGTGCCGTTTGGCGAGTTTCTGGAAGGACCGCTGCAGGACGTCACGACGGCGATGACGATGCCGCTGCTCCACCTGTTCGGCGTGCCCGCGACCGTCGACGGCGTGCTCATCACGATCCCCAATGGCTATTTCGAGGTGGCGGAGGCGTGTTCGGGGGCGAAGTTCGTCATCGCGATGGTGGCGTACGGCGCGCTGGTCGCGAACGTCTGCTACGTGTCCTGGGGTCGCCGCGCCGCGTTCGTCGCGATGGCGCTGGTCGTACCGGTGATCGCCAACGGCCTGCGCGCGTCCGGCACCATCTATGCCGCACACCTGACCTCGGTCGAGGCGGCGACGGGGTTCGATCACATCGTCTATGGCTGGGTCTTTTTCGGGCTGGTGATGGCGGCGGTGCTCGCGATCGGATGGCGCTGGTTCGATCGCGATCCTGACGCGGCTTGGGTCGATACGACGCGTTTGCAGACGCCGCCCGCGCCCGCGGATCGCTCGGCGGTGACCGGCGCGATCATCGCCATCGCGGTGCTCGCCTATGCGGTCGGCGCACTGCTCGTCGCCCGCAGCGATGCGCTACCGGCTCAGCTCGAGCTGCCCGATGTGCCCGGCTGGACCCGCGTCGAAGTCTCCACCCGCGCGCCGTGGGCTCCCTGGTATCCGACCGCCGACCACGTCCTCAACGGCCGCTACGCCGATGCGCAGGGGCACGTCGTCGATCTCGCCGTCGCGGTCTATGCCGGCCAGCGCGAGGGGCATGAGCTCGTCGGCTTCGGCCAGGGTCTGCTGCGCGAGAACGACCGCTGGGTGAAGGTGATGGACGAACCGAGCATCGCGGGCGGTCGGGTCGAGCGCATCGTGGCGCCGGGGCCGGTAGAACGCGAGGTCGCGACTTGGTATCGCATCGCCGGAACCACAACGGCGAGTGAGCGACGCGTGAAGATCGAGACCCTGAAGGCCAAGCTGATCGGTGGTCCGCAACGCGGCGTCGCGCTGCACCTATCGGCGGAGGGCGGGGAGGGGCCGGCCCCGCGCGCCGCGATCGCCGCGTTCCTGGCCGCCGCCGGGCCCGTCGATACCCTCGCCGACCGCATCGCCGCGGGGCGATAG
- a CDS encoding XrtA/PEP-CTERM system amidotransferase, which produces MCGIAGVFYPATPKPVDPARIALMTDVQAHRGPDGAGVWTAAGVGLGHRRLSIIDVAGSPQPMQAGPLTIVYNGEVYNFAELRTELEALGARFTTAGDTEVLLHGWRAWGPRLLDRLVGMFAFAIHDADAQSLTLVRDRLGVKPLHYVELSDGGVAFSSELKGLLAHPLLRREIDPRAIEDFMALGYVPDHACIVAGVRKLPAGSLLTLQRGRTMPDPRRWWNIDFSIRAKGSTRDLSAELADRLRTAVRARMVADVPLGAFLSGGVDSSAVVALMAEASPRAVRTMSIGFNEASHDESAYARAVAARFATDHRERIVAADDFALIDTLVGAFDEPFADASAIGMYRVCELAREDVTVALSGDGADEAFAGYRRYKFHAAEERVRGLLPEHLRARVFGALGGAYPKADWAPQVFRAKSTLLALADDGATAYARAVGVTTPATRDALYADPFRRALGGHRGEDAMIATMRDAPARTGLDAAQYADLHHYLPGDILTKVDRTSMAVSLEAREPLLDHRLLEFAATLPPSLRIRGGQGKWLMKKALEPWLPKDVLYRRKMGFVTPISAWFRGPLAGQAAALAKSPVLATWFDLRAIERLADDHRSGRAEHGRKLWQLLMLERSVARVFG; this is translated from the coding sequence ATGTGCGGCATCGCGGGCGTTTTCTACCCCGCCACTCCCAAGCCGGTGGACCCTGCGCGCATCGCCCTGATGACCGACGTTCAGGCCCACCGCGGCCCCGACGGCGCCGGCGTATGGACCGCCGCGGGAGTGGGGCTCGGCCATCGCCGCCTGTCGATCATCGACGTCGCCGGATCGCCGCAGCCGATGCAGGCCGGGCCGCTGACCATCGTGTACAACGGCGAAGTCTATAATTTCGCCGAATTGCGCACCGAACTGGAGGCGCTCGGCGCGAGGTTCACGACGGCTGGCGATACCGAGGTACTGCTCCACGGTTGGCGCGCGTGGGGGCCGCGCTTGCTCGATCGCCTCGTCGGCATGTTCGCCTTCGCCATCCACGATGCCGATGCGCAGAGCCTGACGCTGGTCCGCGACCGGCTGGGGGTGAAGCCGCTCCATTATGTCGAGCTGTCCGACGGCGGCGTCGCGTTTTCATCGGAATTGAAGGGGCTGCTCGCGCACCCGCTGCTCCGCCGCGAGATCGATCCGCGCGCGATCGAGGATTTCATGGCGCTAGGTTATGTCCCCGACCACGCCTGCATCGTGGCGGGCGTGCGCAAGCTGCCCGCGGGGAGCCTGCTCACGCTCCAGCGCGGGCGGACAATGCCCGACCCGCGGCGCTGGTGGAATATCGACTTCTCGATCCGTGCAAAGGGATCGACGAGAGACCTGTCCGCCGAACTCGCCGATCGCCTGCGTACCGCCGTCCGCGCGCGCATGGTCGCCGACGTGCCGCTCGGCGCCTTCCTTTCGGGCGGGGTCGACAGCTCCGCAGTAGTTGCGTTGATGGCCGAGGCCAGCCCGCGCGCGGTGCGGACGATGAGCATCGGTTTCAACGAAGCAAGCCATGACGAAAGCGCTTACGCCCGCGCCGTCGCCGCGCGCTTCGCCACCGACCACCGCGAACGCATCGTCGCCGCCGACGATTTCGCGCTGATCGACACGCTGGTCGGCGCCTTCGACGAGCCGTTCGCCGATGCCTCCGCGATCGGCATGTACCGGGTGTGCGAACTCGCCCGCGAGGATGTGACGGTGGCGCTGTCGGGCGACGGCGCGGACGAGGCGTTCGCGGGTTACCGTCGCTACAAATTCCACGCCGCGGAGGAGCGGGTGCGCGGTCTGCTCCCCGAACATCTCCGCGCGCGCGTCTTCGGGGCGCTGGGCGGCGCCTATCCGAAGGCCGACTGGGCGCCGCAGGTGTTCCGCGCCAAATCGACGCTGCTGGCGCTCGCCGACGATGGCGCCACCGCCTACGCTCGCGCGGTCGGAGTGACGACGCCCGCGACCCGCGACGCGCTCTACGCCGACCCCTTCCGCCGGGCGCTTGGCGGGCATCGGGGGGAGGACGCAATGATCGCGACGATGCGCGACGCCCCGGCGCGCACCGGCCTCGACGCGGCGCAATATGCCGATCTCCACCATTATCTGCCGGGCGACATCCTGACCAAGGTCGACCGCACCAGCATGGCCGTCAGCCTTGAGGCGCGCGAGCCGCTACTCGACCACCGCCTGCTCGAATTCGCCGCGACCCTGCCGCCGTCGCTGCGCATTCGCGGCGGGCAGGGCAAGTGGCTGATGAAGAAGGCGCTGGAGCCGTGGTTGCCCAAGGACGTGCTCTACCGCCGCAAGATGGGGTTCGTGACGCCCATCAGCGCGTGGTTCCGCGGCCCCCTGGCGGGCCAAGCGGCGGCGCTGGCGAAGTCGCCGGTGCTCGCCACCTGGTTCGACCTGCGCGCGATCGAGCGGCTCGCCGACGACCACCGGAGTGGGCGGGCGGAACATGGCCGGAAGCTGTGGCAGCTGCTGATGCTGGAGCGCAGCGTGGCGCGGGTGTTCGGGTAA